The proteins below come from a single Candidozyma auris chromosome 3, complete sequence genomic window:
- the MSS11 gene encoding Mss11p: MDSFDLPTDGSASSKESFFAMLHQYLVSMGCSRSASILVEEAKVHFNSNNPNSAASEAYLHEWWCLLWALHNSTKNPSVTNMPPPPMPMNRVDARHPQFEQQQQAQQQQQQQQQQSQQAQQQHQHHLQHQQTQPPAQFGQPMQAHGQAHAQAQAPQAKQQKQSRKSIAERTPKTTAKAASSATTPAPPSAASQAGSESSSIMVPGQVPLTVGKQQQTSQGKRSNLQRPQPQPQQQPQQQAGPQPNRRPSASQRKQQQHQQQQQKNNQSNMANHNRLGLGNMAMPNQGDNFAMGPMNAHAPASAPGSAINTAPNSNANSAPNSEPNSTNFASQPHPMMPDGSGSGMNNGDISMASNGLNANGPTQGLNMDNDFGINFLGADLNMDLNGFDMASMLK, translated from the coding sequence ATGGACTCGTTTGACCTCCCCACAGACGGCAGTGCGTCGCTGAAAGAGTCCTTTTTCGCCATGCTTCACCAATACTTGGTCCTGATGGGGTGCAGCCGAAGCGCCTCCATTTTGGTCGAGGAAGCCAAGGTCCActtcaacagcaacaaccCAAACAGTGCTGCCTCGGAGGCGTATTTGCACGAATGGTGGTGCCTACTATGGGCTCTTCACAATCTGACCAAGAACCCGTCGGTCACCAACATGCCTCCGCCGCCAATGCCGATGAATCGTGTGGACGCCAGACATCCTCAGTTTgagcaacagcaacaagcacaacaacagcaacagcaacagcagcaacaactgcaacaagcacaacaacaacatcagcatcatcttcaacatcaacaaactcaaCCTCCAGCACAATTCGGTCAGCCAATGCAGGCTCATGGACAAGCACACGCTCAGGCACAGGCACCTCAGGCAAAACAGCAAAAGCAGAGTAGAAAACTGATAGCTGAACGGACCCCGAAGACGACTGCAAAAGCTGCGTCGTCCGCCACAACTCCTGCTCCACCCTCTGCTGCCTCTCAAGCTGGTCTGGAGAGCCTGTCGATAATGGTACCTGGTCAGGTGCCGCTCACAGTCGGAAAACAGCAGCAAACAAGCCAGGGTAAGAGGAGCAATTTACAACGTCCCCAGCCGCAGccccagcagcagcctcagcagcagGCCGGGCCACAACCGAACCGTAGACCTCTGGCATCACAGCGgaagcagcaacaacatcaacaacaacagcagaAAAATAATCAAAGTAATATGGCCAATCATAATCGTCTAGGCTTGGGCAATATGGCTATGCCGAATCAAGGAGATAATTTTGCAATGGGTCCAATGAACGCCCACGCCCCAGCTTCAGCACCAGGGTCTGCAATTAACACGGCTCCAAACTCCAACGCCAATCTGGCGCCCAATTCCGAACCCAACCTGACGAATTTTGCTCTGCAACCGCACCCGATGATGCCAGATGGCAGTGGTAGTGGAATGAACAATGGTGATATTTCAATGGCCAGTAATGGCCTCAATGCCAACGGGCCAACTCAAGGACTCAACATGGACAACGATTTTGGTATAAATTTCCTAGGAGCTGACCTAAATATGGACTTGAACGGCTTTGACATGGCTAGCATGCTCAAGTAG
- a CDS encoding chromatin-remodeling ATPase INO80, producing MNLSSILSDNTPPPSMVSLASAPAGHEAPIEGSAKQMPPSLNVTLHTSRNGSSVKNANGRSLHDLPYASASMDKDYLARFEANINAINTLDEALVSTSKEVTLQHEKHHLHTLLKATGDTANNYANRLTTEALLCDSKTPPAPSSSWGSTRYTAPQDAVEARRAALEENARRFSSVVTPEPELKEPAKAKTSRKRSGEEIASEKKRKTEDSVDKGSRARDAKENGRIKIKQSLKEVNPDGKAASNGPDDEKGSPQKAKELKSVTKQYDNTFVAIWKDLSRKDGPKVSRLMQQSNQAKLINLRKTAILAAREAKRWQLKNNKNQKDLTSKARRAMREMFNFWKRTDRLERDRRKKEEKELIDKAKREEEEREAKRQSRKLDFLITQTELYSHFIGKKIKTDEIEGTDADPNLQNDERKRDWDKYHGVKGESHDFRQLDFDQDDEDALHRAAAANAQSALDVAKSRAQAFNDDEFRNPDTNGEEMNFQNPTLIGDMSITQPEMLKCTLKEYQVKGLNWLANLYEQGINGILADEMGLGKTVQSISVLAYLAETHNIWGPYLVVTPASTLHNWQQEITKFVPGFKVLPYWGNAKDRKILRKFWDRKSLRYDKDAPFHVLVTSYQLVVADAPYFQKMKWQYMILDEAQAIKSSSSSRWKSLLSFSCRNRLLLTGTPIQNSMQELWALLHFIMPSLFDSHDEFSDWFSKDIESHAQSNTQLNEQQLKRLHVILKPFMLRRVKKNVQSELGDKVEIDLFCDLTNRQQKYYQMLKSQISIMDLLDASNNTDESTQSLMNLVMQFRKVCNHPDLFERADVRSSFSFGSFAETSSFLRETDLELAYTTRNSIQYGLPKLVYHDLLVPNENSNKGSKEKIYDMFSIYKPDNVIDDELDNFGFLKFVNTSPQELYQLSKADLLRRAIALKDYSGAFLEKVNRLTYAYDDDDFIPQSKRLLIREQNEKLCDINNSVHLKKLYSIRDIVYEDMYINVLPPAAEPNVAATPIEMDCSNMSFNHMKQDILFDQSIRSSLAPMTLNEEYDLMKRKIPVPEYPKSNMLPEPVNKFIDYSNIRMPSMNRFITESGKLSMLDKLLDNLKNNDHRVLIYFQMTKMMDLMEEYLTFRQHKYIRLDGSSKLEDRRDLVHDWQTKPEIFVFLLSTRAGGLGINLTAADTVVFYDSDWNPTIDSQAMDRAHRLGQTKQVTVYRLLTKGTIEERMRDRAKQKEQVQQVVMEGKASFGKKKEDAATKKKDVAFLLLGGEENPAETNTPSDGTSTNTGDSTPSVEPMSKTLEAMYHEGEGQFSGTITPMS from the coding sequence ATGAACCTTCTGTCGATATTACTGGACAACACCCCTCCGCCTCTGATGGTGTCGTTGGCGCTGGCGCCAGCGGGCCACGAGGCCCCAATCGAAGGATCCGCCAAACAGATGCCGCCTTCGTTGAATGTCACCCTCCATACTTCCCGCAACGGCTCTCTGGTGAAAAATGCCAATGGGCGTCTGTTGCACGATCTCCCTTACGCATCTGCCTCCATGGATAAGGACTACCTTGCCCGATTTGAGGCCAACATCAACGCCATCAACACGCTAGACGAAGCCTTGGTCAGCACATCGAAGGAGGTGACGTTGCAGCACGAGAAACACCACTTGCATACGCTTCTAAAAGCTACGGGCGATACCGCCAACAACTACGCCAACAGACTCACCACTGAGGCGCTTCTTTGTGACAGCAAAACGCCTCCGGCTCCCTCGTCTCTGTGGGGGTCTACACGCTACACTGCTCCTCAGGACGCTGTGGAGGCTCGAAgagctgctcttgaagagaacGCCAGGCGGTTTCTGAGTGTGGTGACTCCTGAGCCTGAGTTGAAAGAACCCGCCAAGGCCAAGACGAGCCGAAAGCGTAGCGGTGAGGAGATAGCATCAGAGAAAAAACGCAAGACGGAGGATCTGGTCGATAAGGGTTCTCGAGCCCGTGATGCGAAGGAGAATGGTCgcatcaagatcaagcagtCGCTCAAGGAGGTCAACCCCGATGGCAAGGCAGCTTCAAATGGCCCAGACGACGAGAAGGGCTCTCCGCAGAAAGCGAAGGAGCTCAAGTCTGTCACCAAGCAATATGACAACACTTTTGTTGCCATCTGGAAAGACCTCTCGAGAAAAGACGGTCCCAAGGTGCTGCGTCTTATGCAACAGTCCAATCAAGCCAAACTCATCAATCTCAGGAAGACTGCCATCTTGGCTGCCAGAGAAGCCAAACGTTGGCAGCTCAAGAACAATAAGAACCAGAAGGACTTGACGTCGAAGGCCAGACGAGCCATGAGAGAAATGTTCAACTTCTGGAAACGCACTGACCGTCTAGAGCGTGACCGTCGGAAAAAGGAGGAGAAAGAGTTGATCGATAAGGCCAAAcgtgaggaagaagagcgtGAGGCTAAGAGACAGTCACGTAAGTTGGATTTCTTGATCACACAGACAGAGTTGTACTCGCACTTCATTggcaagaagatcaagacCGACGAAATAGAGGGCACCGATGCCGATCCCAACCTACAAAACGatgaaagaaaaagagactGGGACAAATACCATGGTGTCAAGGGCGAATCACACGACTTCCGTCAGCTTGActttgatcaagatgatgaagacgcCTTACATagagctgctgctgccaacgCGCAAAGTGCTTTGGACGTGGCCAAGTCTCGTGCTCAGGCTTTCAATGACGACGAGTTCCGTAATCCCGACACTAATGGCGAGGAGATGAACTTCCAGAACCCAACGTTGATCGGTGACATGAGTATCACGCAGCCAGAGATGTTGAAGTGTACCTTGAAGGAATATCAAGTCAAGGGTCTTAATTGGTTGGCGAACTTGTACGAGCAAGGTATCAACGGTATTCTTGCCGATGAAATGGGTCTTGGAAAGACTGTTCAGAGTATTTCAGTCCTTGCGTATCTCGCTGAAACACATAACATCTGGGGTCCCTACCTTGTGGTGACCCCTGCTTCCACATTGCATAATTGGCAACAAGAAATTACCAAGTTCGTGCCAGGTTTTAAGGTTTTGCCGTACTGGGGAAATGCTAAAGATCGTAAAATATTGAGAAAGTTCTGGGACAGAAAGAGCTTACGTTATGATAAGGACGCACCATTCCATGTTCTTGTCACATCCTATCAGTTGGTTGTTGCTGATGCTCCATACTTCCAGAAAATGAAATGGCAGTACATGATCTTGGATGAGGCACAAGCTATCAAATCGTCGCTGTCTTCAAGATGGAAgtctttgttgagcttttcttgtCGTAACCGTTTGCTTTTGACAGGAACTCCAATTCAGAATTCCATGCAAGAGCTCTGGGCCCTTTTACATTTTATCATGCCCTCATTATTTGACTCTCACGATGAATTCAGTGACTGGTTCTCGAAGGATATCGAAAGTCATGCTCAATCAAACACACAACTCAATGAACAACAGCTCAAACGTTTGCATGTCATCCTAAAGCCGTTCATGTTGAGACGTGTAAAGAAGAATGTTCAGAGTGAGTTGGGTGACAAGGTCGAGATAGATTTATTCTGCGACTTAACTAACCGTCAGCAAAAGTACTACCAGATGTTGAAATCACAAATTTCCATTATGGATTTGCTTGACGCTTCTAACAACACCGATGAAAGTACACAATCATTAATGAACTTGGTTATGCAGTTCAGAAAGGTCTGCAACCACCCAGATCTTTTCGAGAGAGCCGATGTTAGGTCGAGTTTCTCCTTTGGCTCATTTGCGGAGACATCATCTTTCCTTCGTGAGACCGACTTGGAGTTAGCTTACACCACTCGAAACCTGATACAATATGGCTTGCCAAAACTCGTGTATCATGACTTGTTGGTACCTAACGAGAACAGCAACAAAGGCTCTAAAGAGAAAATTTATGACATGTTCAGCATCTACAAGCCAGATAATGtgattgatgatgagttgGACAACTTcggcttcttgaagttcgTCAATACGTCTCCTCAGGAACTATATCAGCTTTCGAAAGCTGATTTGCTAAGGAGAGCGATTGCATTGAAAGACTACAGCGGCgccttcttggagaaggtcAACAGGTTGACATACGCttatgatgatgatgactttATACCCCAAAGCAAGAGGTTACTCATTCGTGAGCAAAACGAAAAATTATGTGACATTAACAACTCCGTGCACTTAAAGAAGCTATACTCAATTAGGGATATTGTGTACGAGGATATGTACATCAATGTTCTTCCTCCAGCAGCTGAACCCAATGTTGCCGCGACTCCAATCGAGATGGATTGCAGCAACATGTCTTTCAATCATATGAAGCAAGATATCTTGTTCGACCAGTCAATTCGCTCCAGCCTTGCACCAATGACCTTGAATGAGGAATATGACctcatgaagagaaagatccCCGTGCCGGAGTATCCAAAGTCCAACATGTTACCTGAGCCCGTCAACAAATTTATCGACTATTCCAACATCCGTATGCCTTCTATGAACAGGTTTATAACGGAGTCGGGTAAATTGTCGATGCTAGACAAATTGCTTGACAACCTCAAGAATAATGATCACAGAGTATTGATATATTTCCAAATGACTAAAATGATGGATCTCATGGAGGAATACTTGACCTTCAGACAGCATAAATATATCAGACTCGATGGCTCTTCGAAGTTGGAAGATAGAAGAGACTTGGTGCATGATTGGCAAACGAAGCCAGaaatttttgtcttcttgcTCTCTACAAGAGCTGGTGGTTTGGGAATTAATTTGACTGCAGCTGATACTGTCGTCTTTTACGATTCCGACTGGAACCCTACCATCGATTCCCAAGCCATGGACAGAGCCCATAGACTTGGTCAAACAAAACAAGTGACAGTTTATAGACTTTTGACCAAGGGCACAATAGAAGAGAGGATGAGAGATCGCGCTAAACAGAAGGAACAAGTGCAGCAGGTGGTGATGGAAGGAAAGGCCTCATTcggcaagaagaaggaggatgCTGCTACcaagaaaaaagatgtTGCCTTCCTCCTTTTGGGTGGTGAAGAGAACCCTGCCGAAACAAACACTCCTTCTGACGGAACCAGTACGAATACAGGTGACTCTACTCCTTCTGTGGAACCTATGAGTAAGACCCTTGAAGCAATGTATCATGAGGGCGAAGGACAGTTCTCTGGTACAATTACTCCTATGTCATGA
- the RPS3 gene encoding 40S ribosomal protein uS3: protein MSAQQILSKKRKLVADGVFYAELNEFFTRELAEQGYAGVEVRKTPTKLEVIVKASNTQGVLGEQGRRIHELTSMIVKRFKLSPEGIVIYAERVEERALSAAVQAEALKAKLLAGLPIRRAAYGVLRFAMGAGAKGVEVVISGKLRAARAKSQKYSDGFMIHSGQPTKDFIDTAIRHVLMRQGVLGIKVKIMRDPAKNRFGPKALPDAVKIAEYKDEDEVVPAPTVKVYKQEAEEAPAAPAAAQAAPQAAA, encoded by the coding sequence ATGTCTGCTCAACAGATCTTgtccaagaagagaaagctcGTCGCTGACGGTGTCTTCTACGCTGAATTGAATGAATTCTTCACCAGAGAGTTGGCCGAACAGGGTTACGCTGGTGTCGAGGTCAGAAAGACCCCAACCAAGTTGGAGGTTATTGTCAAGGCCTCCAACACCCAGGGTGTCTTGGGTGAGCAGGGTAGAAGAATCCACGAGTTGACTTCTATGATCGTCAAGAGATTCAAGCTCTCCCCTGAGGGTATTGTCATCTACGCCGAGAGAGTCGAGGAGAGAGCCCTCTCTGCTGCTGTCCAGGCTGAGGCCTTGAAGGCCAAGTTGTTGGCTGGTTTGCCAATCAGAAGGGCCGCCTACGGTGTCTTGAGATTCGCCATGGGTGCCGGTGCCAAGGGTGTTGAGGTTGTCATTTCTGGTAAGTTGAGAGCTGCTAGAGCCAAGTCTCAGAAGTACTCTGACGGTTTCATGATCCACTCTGGTCAGCCAACCAAGGACTTCATTGACACTGCCATCAGACACGTTTTGATGAGACAGGGTGTTTTGGGTATTAAGGTCAAGATCATGAGAGACCCAGCCAAGAACAGATTCGGTCCTAAGGCCTTGCCAGATGCCGTCAAGATTGCCGAGTACaaggacgaggacgagGTTGTTCCTGCCCCAACCGTCAAGGTTTACAAGCAGGAGGCTGAGGAGGCCCCAGCTGCTCCAGCTGCTGCTCAGGCTGCTCCTCAGGCTGCTGCCTAA